A window of the Brassica oleracea var. oleracea cultivar TO1000 chromosome C1, BOL, whole genome shotgun sequence genome harbors these coding sequences:
- the LOC106312820 gene encoding splicing factor U2af large subunit B isoform X2, whose product MNYEGNGDSVTVATDDNNDNENYIARESSPFKSLGSEDSKSRDSHDLDKDSSRSREKDKAKGRDKDRDRDREKSRDRDRERDRHRRDRHRDRSRERNGKRERERDDLDDDDDDDHYRSRHRHRSSRDRDREERHRRRSRSRSRSRSERRSRSEHRRRSEHRSRSRSRSRSRSKSKRVSGFDMAPPASAMLAATAVAAAGQVPSVPATASIPGMFPNMLAMVPGQQMGALPLLPMQAMTQQATRHARRVYVGGLPPTANEQSVATFFSQVMAAIGGNTAGPGDAVVNVYINHEKKFAFVEMRSVEEASNAMALDGIILEGVPVKVRRPTDYNPSLAAALGPSQPNPSLNLAAVGLSSGSTGGLEGPDRIFVGGLPYYFTEEQIRELLESFGPLRGFNLVKDRETGNSKGYAFCVFQDPLVTDIACAALNGIKMGDKTLTVRRAVQGVIQPKPEQEEVLLHAQQQIALQRLMLQPGSTPTKIVCLTQVVTADDLADDEEYEDIMEDMRQEGGKFGNLVNVVIPRPNPDHDPTPGVGKVFLEYADVDGAAKARSGMNGRKFGGNQVVAVYYPENKFAQGDYEG is encoded by the exons ATGAATTACGAAGGTAACGGAGATAGTGTCACTGTCGCCACCGATGACAATAACGACAACGAGAACTACATAGCTAGGGAGAGCTCGCCATTCAAGTCTCTTGGTAGCGAGGACTCCAAGTCTCGA GATTCTCATGATCTGGATAAGGATTCTTCAAGAAGCAGGGAGAAGGACAAGGCAAAGGGGCGTGATAAAGACAGGGACAGAGATAGGGAGAAGAGCAGGGATAGAGATAGGGAACGCGATCGCCATCGTAGAGATCGTCATAGGGACCGTAGCAGAGAACGTAATGGGAAAAGGGAACGTGAGAGAGATGATCTCGATGATGATGATGACGATGATCATTACAGAAGTCGACACCGTCACAG GAGCTCTCGCGATCGAGATAGAGAGGAGAGACACAGGCGACGCTCACGCTCTCGCTCCAGGAGCCGCTCTGAACGTAGGTCAAGATCCGAGCATAGGCGTAGGTCTGAACATAGATCACGTTCACGCTCACGCTCACGCTCACGGTCCAAGAG CAAGAGGGTAAGTGGATTCGATATGGCGCCCCCTGCTTCTGCAATGCTAGCTGCTACTGCTGTTGCTGCCGCAG GCCAGGTTCCTAGTGTGCCAGCTACTGCTAGTATTCCAGGGATGTTCCCCAACATGCTTGCAATGGTCCCTGGTCAG CAAATGGGAGCGCTTCCTTTACTGCCAATGCAGGCAATGACTCAGCAG GCAACTAGGCATGCTCGACGAGTTTATGTTGGTGGCCTTCCACCCACTGCAAATGAACAG TCGGTTGCAACTTTCTTTAGCCAAGTGATGGCGGCGATTGGGGGAAACACTGCTGGGCCAG GCGATGCGGTGGTCAATGTTTACATAAACCATGAAAAGAAGTTCGCTTTTGTGGAGATGAGATCTGTTGAGGAGGCTAGTAATGCAATGGCACTAGACGGAATTATATTAGAG GGGGTTCCTGTAAAGGTGAGGAGGCCAACTGACTATAACCCGTCGCTTGCTGCAGCTCTTGGCCCGAGCCAGCCTAATCCCAGTCTCAATTTGGCGGCTGTTGGATTGTCTTCGGGGTCTACCGGTGGGCTTGAGGGTCCGGACCGCATTTTTGTTGGTGGGCTTCCTTATTACTTCACAGAAGAACAGATCAGGGAGCTCTTGGAGTCTTTTGGGCCCCTGAGAGGTTTTAACTTGGTTAAAGACAGGGAAACTGGAAACTCGAAGGGATATGCTTTTTGTGTTTTCCAAGATCCTTTAGTGACAGATATTGCTTGTGCCGCTCTAAACGGGATTAAGATGGGTGATAAGACACTTACAGTGAGGCGTGCAGTCCAGGGTGTGATTCAACCTAAACCTGAGCAAGAGGAAGTATTACTTCATGCTCAACAGCAGATTGCTTTGCAG AGGCTTATGCTACAACCGGGAAGCACGCCAACCAAGATTGTATGTTTGACTCAAGTGGTTACAGCTGATGATCTTGCAGACGATGAAGAATATGAAGACATAATGGAGGACATGAGACAAGAAGGTGGAAAATTCG GTAACCTGGTGAATGTTGTGATTCCGAGGCCCAATCCTGATCATGATCCAACACCAGGAGTTGGAAAG GTTTTCTTAGAGTATGCGGATGTAGATGGCGCAGCAAAGGCCAGATCGGGAATGAACGGAAGAAAATTTGGAGGAAACCAAGTGGTTGCTGTGTATTACCCCGAGAACAAGTTTGCACAAGGCGACTACGAAGGCTGA
- the LOC106312820 gene encoding splicing factor U2af large subunit B isoform X1, producing the protein MNYEGNGDSVTVATDDNNDNENYIARESSPFKSLGSEDSKSRDSHDLDKDSSRSREKDKAKGRDKDRDRDREKSRDRDRERDRHRRDRHRDRSRERNGKRERERDDLDDDDDDDHYRSRHRHRSSRDRDREERHRRRSRSRSRSRSERRSRSEHRRRSEHRSRSRSRSRSRSKSKRVSGFDMAPPASAMLAATAVAAAAGQVPSVPATASIPGMFPNMLAMVPGQQMGALPLLPMQAMTQQATRHARRVYVGGLPPTANEQSVATFFSQVMAAIGGNTAGPGDAVVNVYINHEKKFAFVEMRSVEEASNAMALDGIILEGVPVKVRRPTDYNPSLAAALGPSQPNPSLNLAAVGLSSGSTGGLEGPDRIFVGGLPYYFTEEQIRELLESFGPLRGFNLVKDRETGNSKGYAFCVFQDPLVTDIACAALNGIKMGDKTLTVRRAVQGVIQPKPEQEEVLLHAQQQIALQRLMLQPGSTPTKIVCLTQVVTADDLADDEEYEDIMEDMRQEGGKFGNLVNVVIPRPNPDHDPTPGVGKVFLEYADVDGAAKARSGMNGRKFGGNQVVAVYYPENKFAQGDYEG; encoded by the exons ATGAATTACGAAGGTAACGGAGATAGTGTCACTGTCGCCACCGATGACAATAACGACAACGAGAACTACATAGCTAGGGAGAGCTCGCCATTCAAGTCTCTTGGTAGCGAGGACTCCAAGTCTCGA GATTCTCATGATCTGGATAAGGATTCTTCAAGAAGCAGGGAGAAGGACAAGGCAAAGGGGCGTGATAAAGACAGGGACAGAGATAGGGAGAAGAGCAGGGATAGAGATAGGGAACGCGATCGCCATCGTAGAGATCGTCATAGGGACCGTAGCAGAGAACGTAATGGGAAAAGGGAACGTGAGAGAGATGATCTCGATGATGATGATGACGATGATCATTACAGAAGTCGACACCGTCACAG GAGCTCTCGCGATCGAGATAGAGAGGAGAGACACAGGCGACGCTCACGCTCTCGCTCCAGGAGCCGCTCTGAACGTAGGTCAAGATCCGAGCATAGGCGTAGGTCTGAACATAGATCACGTTCACGCTCACGCTCACGCTCACGGTCCAAGAG CAAGAGGGTAAGTGGATTCGATATGGCGCCCCCTGCTTCTGCAATGCTAGCTGCTACTGCTGTTGCTGCCGCAG CAGGCCAGGTTCCTAGTGTGCCAGCTACTGCTAGTATTCCAGGGATGTTCCCCAACATGCTTGCAATGGTCCCTGGTCAG CAAATGGGAGCGCTTCCTTTACTGCCAATGCAGGCAATGACTCAGCAG GCAACTAGGCATGCTCGACGAGTTTATGTTGGTGGCCTTCCACCCACTGCAAATGAACAG TCGGTTGCAACTTTCTTTAGCCAAGTGATGGCGGCGATTGGGGGAAACACTGCTGGGCCAG GCGATGCGGTGGTCAATGTTTACATAAACCATGAAAAGAAGTTCGCTTTTGTGGAGATGAGATCTGTTGAGGAGGCTAGTAATGCAATGGCACTAGACGGAATTATATTAGAG GGGGTTCCTGTAAAGGTGAGGAGGCCAACTGACTATAACCCGTCGCTTGCTGCAGCTCTTGGCCCGAGCCAGCCTAATCCCAGTCTCAATTTGGCGGCTGTTGGATTGTCTTCGGGGTCTACCGGTGGGCTTGAGGGTCCGGACCGCATTTTTGTTGGTGGGCTTCCTTATTACTTCACAGAAGAACAGATCAGGGAGCTCTTGGAGTCTTTTGGGCCCCTGAGAGGTTTTAACTTGGTTAAAGACAGGGAAACTGGAAACTCGAAGGGATATGCTTTTTGTGTTTTCCAAGATCCTTTAGTGACAGATATTGCTTGTGCCGCTCTAAACGGGATTAAGATGGGTGATAAGACACTTACAGTGAGGCGTGCAGTCCAGGGTGTGATTCAACCTAAACCTGAGCAAGAGGAAGTATTACTTCATGCTCAACAGCAGATTGCTTTGCAG AGGCTTATGCTACAACCGGGAAGCACGCCAACCAAGATTGTATGTTTGACTCAAGTGGTTACAGCTGATGATCTTGCAGACGATGAAGAATATGAAGACATAATGGAGGACATGAGACAAGAAGGTGGAAAATTCG GTAACCTGGTGAATGTTGTGATTCCGAGGCCCAATCCTGATCATGATCCAACACCAGGAGTTGGAAAG GTTTTCTTAGAGTATGCGGATGTAGATGGCGCAGCAAAGGCCAGATCGGGAATGAACGGAAGAAAATTTGGAGGAAACCAAGTGGTTGCTGTGTATTACCCCGAGAACAAGTTTGCACAAGGCGACTACGAAGGCTGA
- the LOC106312820 gene encoding splicing factor U2af large subunit B isoform X3 produces the protein MFPNMLAMVPGQQMGALPLLPMQAMTQQATRHARRVYVGGLPPTANEQSVATFFSQVMAAIGGNTAGPGDAVVNVYINHEKKFAFVEMRSVEEASNAMALDGIILEGVPVKVRRPTDYNPSLAAALGPSQPNPSLNLAAVGLSSGSTGGLEGPDRIFVGGLPYYFTEEQIRELLESFGPLRGFNLVKDRETGNSKGYAFCVFQDPLVTDIACAALNGIKMGDKTLTVRRAVQGVIQPKPEQEEVLLHAQQQIALQRLMLQPGSTPTKIVCLTQVVTADDLADDEEYEDIMEDMRQEGGKFGNLVNVVIPRPNPDHDPTPGVGKVFLEYADVDGAAKARSGMNGRKFGGNQVVAVYYPENKFAQGDYEG, from the exons ATGTTCCCCAACATGCTTGCAATGGTCCCTGGTCAG CAAATGGGAGCGCTTCCTTTACTGCCAATGCAGGCAATGACTCAGCAG GCAACTAGGCATGCTCGACGAGTTTATGTTGGTGGCCTTCCACCCACTGCAAATGAACAG TCGGTTGCAACTTTCTTTAGCCAAGTGATGGCGGCGATTGGGGGAAACACTGCTGGGCCAG GCGATGCGGTGGTCAATGTTTACATAAACCATGAAAAGAAGTTCGCTTTTGTGGAGATGAGATCTGTTGAGGAGGCTAGTAATGCAATGGCACTAGACGGAATTATATTAGAG GGGGTTCCTGTAAAGGTGAGGAGGCCAACTGACTATAACCCGTCGCTTGCTGCAGCTCTTGGCCCGAGCCAGCCTAATCCCAGTCTCAATTTGGCGGCTGTTGGATTGTCTTCGGGGTCTACCGGTGGGCTTGAGGGTCCGGACCGCATTTTTGTTGGTGGGCTTCCTTATTACTTCACAGAAGAACAGATCAGGGAGCTCTTGGAGTCTTTTGGGCCCCTGAGAGGTTTTAACTTGGTTAAAGACAGGGAAACTGGAAACTCGAAGGGATATGCTTTTTGTGTTTTCCAAGATCCTTTAGTGACAGATATTGCTTGTGCCGCTCTAAACGGGATTAAGATGGGTGATAAGACACTTACAGTGAGGCGTGCAGTCCAGGGTGTGATTCAACCTAAACCTGAGCAAGAGGAAGTATTACTTCATGCTCAACAGCAGATTGCTTTGCAG AGGCTTATGCTACAACCGGGAAGCACGCCAACCAAGATTGTATGTTTGACTCAAGTGGTTACAGCTGATGATCTTGCAGACGATGAAGAATATGAAGACATAATGGAGGACATGAGACAAGAAGGTGGAAAATTCG GTAACCTGGTGAATGTTGTGATTCCGAGGCCCAATCCTGATCATGATCCAACACCAGGAGTTGGAAAG GTTTTCTTAGAGTATGCGGATGTAGATGGCGCAGCAAAGGCCAGATCGGGAATGAACGGAAGAAAATTTGGAGGAAACCAAGTGGTTGCTGTGTATTACCCCGAGAACAAGTTTGCACAAGGCGACTACGAAGGCTGA
- the LOC106312821 gene encoding serine/threonine-protein kinase SRK2A-like yields MEKYELVKDIGSGNFGVARLMRVKDSKELVAMKYIERGPKIDENVAREIINHRSLRHPNIIRFKEVVLTPTHIAIVMEYAAGGELFERICSAGRFSEDEARYFFQQLISGVSYCHAMQICHRDLKLENTLLDGSPAPRLKICDFGYSKSSLLHSRPKSTVGTPAYIAPEVLSRREYDGKMADVWSCGVTLYVMLVGAYPFEDPEDPKNFRKTMQRILAVQYKIPDYVHISQDCKHILSHIFVANPLKRITIAEIKKHPWFLKNLPRELTEIAQAAYYRKENPTFSLQSVEEIMKIVEEAKTPPPVSRSIGAFGWGGEEDAEEVSEEVVEEDEEDEYDKTVKQVHASGEIRIS; encoded by the exons ATGGAGAAGTACGAGCTTGTTAAAGACATAGGTTCTGGGAACTTTGGAGTGGCGAGGCTGATGAGGGTCAAAGACTCCAAGGAACTTGTTGCCATGAAGTACATCGAGCGTGGCCCTAAG ATCGATGAGAATGTGGCTAGAGAGATTATTAACCACAGATCACTTCGCCATCCCAATATTATCCGGTTTAAGGAG GTGGTTTTGACTCCAACGCACATAGCTATTGTCATGGAATATGCTGCTGGAGGCGAGCTATTTGAGCGTATATGCAGCGCTGGAAGATTCAGTGAAGATGAG GCAAGATACTTTTTCCAGCAGCTTATATCAGGAGTCAGCTACTGCCATGCTATG CAAATATGCCACAGAGATCTGAAGCTCGAAAATACTCTCTTGGATGGAAGTCCTGCACCACGTCTGAAGATCTGTGATTTTGGTTATTCCAAG TCCTCACTTCTGCATTCTAGGCCCAAATCAACTGTTGGAACTCCAGCATACATTGCACCCGAGGTTCTTTCTCGTAGAGAATATGATGGCAAG ATGGCTGATGTATGGTCATGTGGCGTGACTCTTTATGTCATGCTTGTTGGAGCATACCCATTTGAAGACCCAGAGGATCCCAAAAACTTTAGAAAAACAATGCAA AGAATATTGGCTGTTCAGTACAAGATCCCTGACTATGTCCATATCTCACAAGATTGCAAACATATCCTCTCCCATATATTTGTTGCTAATCCACTCAAG AGGATTACAATAGCTGAAATCAAGAAACATCCATGGTTCCTAAAGAACCTGCCACGGGAGCTTACTGAGATAGCTCAAGCTGCTTACTACAGGAAAGAGAATCCGACGTTTTCTCTACAGAGCGTTGAAGAGATCATGAAGATTGTGGAAGAGGCAAAAACACCTCCTCCTGTTTCTCGATCTATAGGAGCATTTGGTTGGGGAGGAGAAGAAGACGCAGAGGAAGTATCTGAGGAAGTAGTAGAAGAAGACGAAGAAGATGAGTATGATAAGACGGTGAAGCAAGTGCATGCTAGTGGAGAAATCCGAATCAGTTAA
- the LOC106336531 gene encoding uncharacterized protein LOC106336531 translates to MNLVGREFIIKKFEEKFSKRWIWDRFKNKVDISRKAYVKFKKLTHNRTGLVYDAMGRLEMSDAWWDQRIAEWQGARKYKTKVPPNMDVFEAEFGAVTVTGAEGWSAQQGEASLDSRVDAEKDEESDSVETDMPAPREETSRAGCSKSKRKRKEVDHEPYAVRNAILAEKNKIAEKMLDKVVTISHCCCRKMDLPALPQRMYTLGEEPPALKSISYHTDDLKLFTALRRALNADEYEELKESKLVVFIKFKELNFG, encoded by the exons ATGAATCTAGTTGGAAGGGAGTTCATCATAAAGAAGTTTGAAGAGAAATTTAGTAAGAGATGGATATGGGACAGGTTCAAGAACAAGGTTGATATCAGTAGGAAAGCATACGTCAAGTTTAAGAAACTCACTCATAACAGAACCGGGCTTGTCTATGATGCTATGGGAAGGTTGGAGATGTCCGATGCTTGGTGGGATCAACGCATTGCG GAATGGCAAGGTGCAAGAAAGTACAAGACCAAAGTGCCTCCAAACATGGATGTTTTTGAAGCAGAGTTTGGTGCTGTTACTGTGACTGGAGCAGAAGGATGGAGTGCTCAGCAAGGAGAAGCTAGTTTAGATTCTAGAGTAGATGCAGAAAAGGATGAGGAATCTGATTCAGTTGAAACTGATATGCCAGCACCAAGAGAAGAAACAAGTAGAGCTGGATGTTCAAAGTCAAAGAGAAAACGTAAAGAAGTTGATCATGAGCCTTATGCTGTTCGAAATGCAATTCTGGCAGAAAAAAATAAGATAGCTGAAAAGATGCTAGATAAAGTGGTCACCATTTCACATTGCTGCT GCCGGAAAATGGATTTACCAGCACTCCCGCAGAGGATGTATACATTAGGGGAAGAGCCCCCTGCTCTGAAGAGCATTTCTTATCACACTGATGACTTGAAGCTATTTACTGCACTAAGGCGAGCTCTAAACGCTGACGAATATGAGGAGCTGAAGGAGTCGAAGTTGGTAGTGTTCATCAAGTTCAAGGAGCTGAATTTTGGTTAG